From Alienimonas californiensis, a single genomic window includes:
- a CDS encoding sigma-70 family RNA polymerase sigma factor — MTDAAARPLDDGEFVRLLTDSQVSLRSYLRVLMPGHPAAADVFQQANAKLWERRTDFQAGTDFKAWAMTLLKYEVLTARKREARERLRFTDDLEATVADELATFEPRVDDRAEALRACLGALPTEKRDLLAARYGADETLAEYAERAKRSLGGLRVTLHRVRAALAECVERRLAGVAGGER, encoded by the coding sequence ATGACCGACGCCGCCGCCCGACCGCTCGACGACGGCGAGTTCGTGCGCCTCCTCACCGATAGCCAAGTGTCCCTGAGGTCCTATCTCCGCGTGTTGATGCCGGGCCACCCCGCCGCCGCCGACGTCTTCCAGCAGGCCAACGCCAAGCTGTGGGAGCGCCGCACCGATTTTCAGGCGGGCACTGACTTCAAAGCGTGGGCGATGACGCTCCTGAAATACGAGGTCCTCACCGCCCGCAAACGGGAGGCCCGGGAGCGGCTGCGGTTCACGGACGACCTGGAGGCCACGGTCGCGGACGAACTGGCGACTTTCGAACCCCGCGTGGACGACCGGGCCGAGGCCCTGCGGGCCTGCCTCGGCGCCCTGCCCACCGAGAAGCGGGACCTGCTCGCCGCCCGCTACGGGGCAGACGAGACCCTCGCCGAATACGCCGAACGGGCGAAGCGGAGCCTCGGCGGCCTGCGGGTCACGCTGCACCGCGTGCGGGCGGCGTTGGCGGAGTGCGTCGAGCGGCGGTTGGCCGGCGTGGCGGGGGGCGAACGATGA
- a CDS encoding sulfatase family protein — MIRSLTLCCLALGVQDAVFAGAGAGSPAAGTPNVLWVMSDDHAAHAIGAYGGRLAGLDPTPHLDRFAAEGVRFTNAFCENSICVPSRATLLTGQRSHRHGLRTLVGELPAERQTLARLMGEAGYETAMIGKWHLQAEPAAFDHYVVLPGQGQYHNPTFRVRGPKPWPQNVFQFNRYDGIHVSDAVTELSLKWLENRKSDKPFFLMHHFKAPHDDFQNAERYDFLYEDAEIPEPPSLRNREGFGPLGRQPYGTSVGSRNVRRNMGMHMFVDQDLPPEPYTRESYRRYLTKYLRCVRGVDDNFAKLIAHLRQTGELENTLIVYTSDQGFMLGEHDLIDKRWIYEESLRIPLLVRLPESLRTAFPDAPTPGATQDAFVGNVDFAPTLLEFAGVPTPDSMDGTSFAPLLRGETQERPAEAYYRYWMHMTHHDVPAHYGVRTPEAKLVFFYGLPLDARGALPEPTEPHWELYDLRTDPEEQHNVIADAEYAPLARTLRNRLNALRRDAGDTDAAHPDVARRAAASWPIPE, encoded by the coding sequence ATGATCCGCTCGCTCACGCTCTGCTGTCTCGCACTGGGCGTTCAAGACGCGGTGTTTGCGGGGGCGGGCGCCGGCAGCCCGGCGGCCGGCACGCCGAACGTGCTGTGGGTCATGTCGGACGACCACGCCGCCCACGCGATCGGGGCGTACGGCGGTCGCCTGGCGGGGCTGGACCCGACGCCGCACCTGGACCGCTTCGCCGCGGAGGGGGTGCGATTCACGAACGCCTTCTGCGAAAACAGCATCTGCGTGCCCTCCCGGGCCACGCTGCTGACCGGACAGCGCAGTCACCGTCACGGCCTGCGGACGCTGGTCGGCGAACTGCCCGCGGAGCGACAGACGCTCGCCCGGTTGATGGGCGAGGCGGGCTACGAGACCGCGATGATCGGCAAGTGGCACCTCCAGGCGGAGCCGGCCGCCTTCGACCACTACGTCGTCCTCCCGGGGCAGGGGCAGTATCACAACCCGACCTTCCGAGTGCGGGGCCCCAAGCCGTGGCCGCAGAACGTCTTTCAGTTCAACCGGTACGACGGCATTCACGTCTCCGACGCCGTCACGGAGCTCTCCCTGAAGTGGTTGGAGAACCGGAAATCGGACAAGCCGTTCTTCTTGATGCACCACTTCAAGGCCCCGCACGACGACTTCCAGAACGCGGAGCGGTACGACTTCCTCTATGAGGACGCGGAGATCCCGGAGCCGCCCTCGCTGCGGAACCGCGAGGGGTTCGGCCCGCTGGGGCGGCAGCCGTACGGCACGTCGGTCGGCTCGCGAAACGTCCGCCGGAACATGGGCATGCACATGTTCGTCGACCAGGACCTGCCGCCGGAGCCGTACACGCGCGAGTCCTACCGCCGCTATCTGACGAAGTACCTCCGCTGCGTCCGCGGCGTGGACGACAACTTCGCCAAATTGATCGCCCACCTCCGCCAGACTGGCGAGTTGGAAAACACCCTGATCGTTTACACGTCCGATCAGGGCTTCATGTTGGGCGAGCACGACCTGATCGATAAGCGCTGGATCTACGAGGAATCGCTGCGGATTCCGCTGCTCGTCCGTCTGCCGGAGTCGCTGCGGACCGCGTTCCCGGACGCCCCGACGCCGGGGGCGACGCAGGACGCGTTCGTTGGGAACGTGGACTTCGCCCCCACGCTGCTGGAGTTCGCCGGCGTGCCGACGCCGGACTCGATGGACGGAACCAGCTTCGCCCCGCTGCTCCGCGGCGAAACGCAGGAGCGTCCGGCGGAGGCCTATTATCGGTACTGGATGCACATGACGCACCACGACGTGCCGGCCCACTACGGCGTGCGGACGCCGGAGGCGAAGCTCGTCTTCTTCTACGGCCTGCCGCTGGACGCCCGCGGCGCCCTGCCGGAGCCGACGGAGCCGCACTGGGAGCTGTACGACCTGCGGACGGACCCGGAGGAGCAGCACAACGTGATCGCCGACGCGGAGTACGCACCGCTGGCCCGCACGCTCCGCAACCGCCTGAACGCCCTGCGACGGGACGCGGGCGACACCGACGCGGCGCACCCGGACGTCGCCCGCCGGGCCGCCGCCAGTTGGCCGATTCCCGAATAA
- a CDS encoding protein-tyrosine phosphatase family protein, whose product MRILLFAAFAVPSAFLQDSGPRSFASLPPEAPSAPVRLEADHLPNPVRVHPRVISGGLPEGEEAFRELRDLGVRTVLSVDGITPDVATACKYGLRYVHLPHGYDGIPADRVNALAKAVSELEGPIYIHCHHGKHRSPAAAATACVAAGLLPPEDAVPILTLAGTSPKYRGLYRSAERARPLGDAFLKALAVEFPEKAAIPPTAEAMIALERTQTYIKAIADAGWRAPADHPDLDPAHEALLFREQFAELLRTEETRAQPDEYRRLLRDSEQAARDLETGLRGWTTTTGSEPPPALRRAAERIAANCTACHVRFRDVPLDEQTAPGGPDR is encoded by the coding sequence ATGCGAATCCTGCTGTTCGCCGCGTTCGCAGTGCCGAGCGCGTTCCTGCAGGACAGCGGCCCCCGGAGCTTCGCGTCTCTCCCGCCCGAGGCCCCCTCCGCGCCGGTGCGGCTGGAGGCGGACCACCTGCCCAATCCGGTGCGGGTCCACCCGCGGGTGATCTCCGGCGGGCTGCCGGAGGGCGAGGAGGCGTTTCGCGAACTGCGGGATCTGGGCGTGCGGACGGTCCTCAGCGTCGACGGGATAACCCCGGACGTGGCGACCGCCTGCAAATACGGCCTGCGATACGTGCACCTGCCCCACGGCTACGACGGGATTCCCGCCGACCGCGTGAACGCACTGGCCAAGGCGGTTTCGGAGTTGGAGGGGCCGATCTACATTCACTGCCACCACGGCAAGCACCGCAGCCCGGCGGCGGCGGCGACCGCCTGCGTGGCCGCCGGTTTGCTCCCGCCCGAGGACGCGGTCCCGATCCTGACGCTCGCCGGGACCAGTCCGAAGTACCGCGGGCTGTACCGCTCCGCGGAGCGGGCCCGCCCCCTCGGCGACGCGTTCCTGAAGGCGTTGGCGGTCGAGTTCCCGGAGAAGGCGGCGATTCCCCCCACGGCCGAGGCGATGATCGCCCTCGAACGCACGCAGACCTATATCAAAGCGATTGCCGACGCCGGCTGGCGGGCCCCGGCGGATCATCCGGACCTCGACCCGGCGCACGAGGCCCTGCTGTTCCGCGAGCAGTTCGCCGAACTGCTGCGGACCGAGGAGACGCGGGCCCAGCCCGATGAATACCGCCGACTGCTCCGGGACTCCGAGCAGGCCGCCCGCGACCTTGAAACCGGCCTCCGCGGCTGGACGACGACCACGGGGAGCGAGCCGCCGCCTGCCCTCCGCCGGGCCGCCGAGCGGATCGCGGCGAACTGCACGGCCTGTCACGTGAGGTTCCGCGACGTCCCGCTCGACGAGCAGACCGCCCCCGGCGGCCCGGATCGCTGA
- a CDS encoding two-component system sensor histidine kinase NtrB, with the protein MPEPPLGRKEIDDALFRYVANFTYDWESWHDPAGTPVWINDAVERVTGYGVEECLAMPEYPVPIVDPNDRDRLRQMLREGVEGRSHNDLEFRVRTKAGERRWMAVSWQPMSDDRGRPLGFRTSVRDIADRQALREKLRLQNERLERLVRERTAQVARLLKNRGRMERLAAVGELAAGVAHEINNPLAGIRNAFALIGSSLAPDHPHYELIELVDAEIERISAIIHQMYQLYRSSPLRAEDLAVEKVVRDVFCLLDLIADRHGVRLTVARADGSPEPTAARLPENELKQVLFNLVRNAVQASEPGGEVRVEIAAGPAEADGAGAGADGVGAAEADVVAIAVVDQGTGIDADTLPRIFEPFFSTKGKLKEGMGLGLSVTQNLVAAMGGEIVCETEPGIGTTFRVTLPRRTPQPGDGSGVGPGVGERGVGELAADHEQG; encoded by the coding sequence ATGCCTGAACCGCCTTTGGGGAGAAAGGAAATTGACGACGCCCTGTTTCGGTACGTCGCCAATTTCACCTACGACTGGGAAAGTTGGCACGACCCCGCCGGAACCCCGGTCTGGATCAACGACGCGGTCGAGAGAGTGACCGGTTACGGCGTCGAGGAGTGTTTGGCGATGCCGGAGTACCCGGTGCCGATCGTCGATCCGAACGACCGGGACCGCTTGCGGCAGATGCTCCGGGAGGGGGTCGAGGGGCGGTCGCATAACGATCTGGAATTCCGGGTGCGGACGAAGGCGGGCGAACGGCGCTGGATGGCCGTGTCGTGGCAGCCGATGTCCGACGACCGCGGCCGGCCCCTGGGCTTTCGCACCAGCGTCCGCGATATCGCGGACCGGCAGGCCCTACGGGAGAAGCTCCGGCTGCAGAACGAGCGCCTGGAACGGCTGGTCCGGGAGCGGACCGCACAGGTCGCCCGCCTGTTAAAGAACCGCGGCCGGATGGAGCGCCTCGCCGCGGTGGGCGAACTGGCCGCCGGCGTGGCCCACGAGATCAATAATCCGCTGGCCGGCATCCGTAACGCGTTCGCCCTGATCGGGAGCAGCCTCGCCCCTGATCACCCGCATTACGAGCTGATTGAATTAGTCGACGCGGAGATCGAGCGCATCAGTGCCATTATTCATCAGATGTATCAGCTTTATCGAAGCTCTCCGCTGCGGGCGGAGGATCTTGCCGTGGAAAAGGTCGTCAGGGACGTCTTCTGTCTGCTGGACCTGATCGCCGACCGGCACGGCGTGCGGCTGACGGTCGCCCGGGCGGACGGCTCCCCGGAGCCGACCGCCGCCCGGTTGCCGGAGAACGAACTCAAACAGGTGCTGTTCAACCTCGTGCGGAACGCCGTGCAGGCGTCCGAGCCCGGCGGGGAGGTGCGGGTGGAGATCGCCGCCGGCCCTGCCGAGGCCGATGGGGCCGGGGCAGGGGCCGACGGCGTCGGGGCCGCGGAGGCCGACGTCGTGGCGATCGCCGTGGTGGATCAGGGGACGGGGATCGACGCCGACACGCTGCCCCGCATCTTCGAGCCGTTCTTCAGCACGAAGGGCAAGCTGAAGGAGGGGATGGGGCTGGGGCTGTCGGTGACCCAGAACCTCGTCGCCGCGATGGGCGGGGAGATCGTCTGCGAGACGGAGCCGGGGATCGGGACGACCTTCCGCGTGACCCTGCCCCGCCGCACGCCCCAGCCGGGCGACGGCAGCGGCGTCGGCCCAGGCGTCGGGGAACGTGGCGTCGGGGAACTGGCCGCCGATCATGAGCAGGGCTGA
- a CDS encoding sigma-54-dependent transcriptional regulator, with the protein MSRADPMPSRILIADDEPLFRTTTAKLLEQAGYECECVADADAAMAKLRAESFDLVLSDLNMPGNFQLELLRDQHENRRGVPIVVVTGVPSLPTAIDSIRLGIADYLLKPVKLDDLLVSVRRALAGASRDRTAAPPQRDRTELARLFPRLIGASPPMLELYEALDRIAATNTNVLITGESGTGKEVVAEALHEHSHRSGGPFQIIDCTAVPESLFEAMLFGHKKGAFTGAVADSEGLLKQCDGGTAFFDELGELPLPLQAKLLRAVQQQTFTPVGSQKTVSVDTRFVCATNRDLAAEVDAGRFRQDLYYRLGVIHVELPPLRERGDDVHLLADRFLEELKPKDSPVRGFSEAAAAVLKRYRWPGNIRELRNVIERSVVLARGELIEPQDFPEDVRTAAATDPPADASPRAAGADGAVTKRVPAPEGSHDSDGGGPAGVRLTLSPDLPRNEAMRLAENQYLVHLLREHGGNVSAAAQRAGLSRQGLHKIIKQHDIDVAQFRR; encoded by the coding sequence ATGAGCAGGGCTGACCCGATGCCGAGCCGCATCCTCATCGCCGACGACGAGCCGCTGTTTCGCACCACCACCGCGAAGCTGCTGGAACAGGCGGGGTACGAGTGCGAATGCGTCGCCGACGCGGACGCCGCAATGGCGAAGCTGCGCGCCGAGTCGTTCGATCTGGTGCTCTCCGACCTCAATATGCCGGGGAACTTCCAGCTGGAACTGCTCCGGGACCAGCACGAGAACCGGCGGGGCGTCCCGATCGTCGTGGTCACCGGCGTGCCGAGCCTGCCGACGGCGATCGACAGCATCCGGCTGGGCATCGCCGACTACCTGCTCAAGCCGGTGAAACTGGACGATTTGCTCGTCAGCGTGCGGCGGGCGTTGGCGGGGGCGTCCCGCGACCGCACCGCCGCCCCGCCGCAGCGAGACCGGACCGAACTGGCGCGTCTGTTCCCCCGCCTGATCGGCGCCAGCCCGCCGATGTTGGAATTGTACGAGGCGCTGGACCGGATCGCCGCGACGAACACCAACGTGCTCATCACCGGCGAGAGCGGCACCGGCAAGGAGGTCGTCGCCGAAGCCCTTCATGAACATTCCCACCGCTCCGGCGGGCCGTTTCAAATTATCGACTGCACCGCGGTGCCGGAGTCGCTGTTCGAGGCGATGCTGTTCGGGCATAAAAAGGGGGCGTTCACCGGGGCGGTGGCGGACTCGGAGGGGTTGCTCAAACAGTGCGACGGCGGCACGGCCTTCTTCGACGAGTTGGGCGAGTTGCCGCTTCCGCTCCAGGCGAAGCTGTTGCGCGCCGTGCAGCAGCAGACGTTCACGCCGGTCGGCTCCCAGAAGACGGTTTCCGTCGACACCCGGTTCGTGTGCGCCACGAACCGGGATCTGGCCGCGGAGGTCGACGCCGGGCGGTTCCGGCAGGATCTGTATTACCGACTGGGCGTGATCCACGTCGAACTGCCGCCGCTGCGGGAGCGGGGCGACGACGTGCACCTGCTGGCCGACCGTTTTCTGGAGGAACTCAAGCCGAAGGACAGCCCGGTCCGCGGGTTCTCCGAAGCCGCCGCCGCCGTTTTAAAGCGATATCGCTGGCCCGGAAATATTCGCGAGCTGCGCAACGTGATTGAGCGGTCCGTCGTGCTGGCCCGCGGAGAGCTGATCGAGCCGCAGGATTTTCCCGAGGACGTGCGGACGGCCGCGGCGACCGATCCGCCGGCCGACGCCTCTCCCCGAGCGGCGGGTGCGGACGGGGCCGTGACGAAGCGGGTCCCGGCTCCCGAGGGCTCCCACGACTCCGACGGCGGCGGGCCGGCCGGGGTGCGACTGACGCTCTCGCCGGACCTGCCCCGCAACGAGGCGATGCGGCTCGCAGAGAACCAATACCTGGTTCACTTACTGCGGGAGCACGGCGGCAACGTCTCCGCCGCGGCCCAGCGCGCCGGGCTCTCCCGGCAGGGCCTGCACAAGATTATTAAGCAGCACGACATCGACGTCGCCCAGTTCCGCCGCTGA
- a CDS encoding DedA family protein, with translation MDSWITDTLQSWGYAGAAVLMLLENVFPPIPSEVVMPAAGAAAKAGGYSLTLMIVAGTVGSVLGQLAWYGVARRVGTERFRGWVERHGHWLGTSPRDVERADAWFDRYGLWAVTIGRLVPGVRTLISVPAGLSEMGLTRFLIGTAIGTTIWTALLAGVGYWLADTQETIKSGLNYVGMAVVAALLLAFLYRAISRHRELRREQAER, from the coding sequence ATGGACAGCTGGATCACCGACACGCTCCAGTCCTGGGGCTACGCCGGCGCCGCCGTGTTGATGTTGCTGGAGAACGTCTTCCCGCCGATCCCCTCGGAGGTCGTCATGCCCGCCGCCGGGGCGGCGGCGAAAGCCGGCGGGTATTCGCTGACGTTGATGATCGTCGCCGGCACGGTCGGCTCCGTGCTGGGCCAGTTGGCGTGGTACGGCGTGGCCCGCCGCGTGGGCACGGAGCGGTTCCGCGGCTGGGTGGAACGCCACGGGCACTGGCTGGGCACCTCGCCCAGGGACGTGGAGCGGGCCGACGCCTGGTTCGACCGCTACGGCCTGTGGGCGGTGACGATCGGCCGCCTCGTGCCTGGCGTGCGAACGCTCATCAGCGTCCCGGCCGGGCTCTCCGAGATGGGCCTGACCCGGTTCCTGATCGGCACGGCCATCGGCACGACGATTTGGACGGCACTGCTGGCGGGCGTCGGATACTGGCTCGCCGACACCCAGGAGACGATCAAGAGCGGGCTCAATTACGTCGGGATGGCGGTCGTTGCGGCACTGCTGCTGGCCTTCCTCTACCGGGCGATCAGCCGACACCGGGAACTGCGACGCGAACAGGCCGAACGCTGA
- the coxB gene encoding cytochrome c oxidase subunit II: MTDRPGPVRRPLAAVKALLGALSAVAAAGCGGTQSALDPAGPAAAEVLTLFWWMLGGAILIWALVAGLAVYAIVIDRPRHDPAATRWWVIGGGVVAPTVILTVLLIYGLRLIPPLVRDAPADSLTVEVDGVRWWWRMRYRTPDGPVETANELCLPVGEPVQFLLRSDDVIHSFWIPALGGKMDMIPGRENRLALQADRAGTFRGACAEYCGASHALMNFDVRTLPRAEFEAWLAGQAAPAAAPETALAERGERLFLASGCGACHAVRGTAADGGVGPDLTHIGGRLTIGAGLLPNDEDTLMRWIARCDELKPDVDMPAFDHLSDDELRALAVYLKGLR; the protein is encoded by the coding sequence ATGACCGACCGACCCGGACCCGTGCGGCGCCCCCTCGCCGCCGTGAAGGCGCTGCTCGGGGCGCTTTCCGCCGTCGCGGCGGCCGGCTGCGGCGGGACGCAGTCGGCCCTCGACCCCGCCGGGCCGGCCGCCGCGGAGGTGCTCACCCTGTTCTGGTGGATGCTGGGCGGGGCGATCCTTATCTGGGCGCTCGTGGCGGGGTTGGCCGTCTACGCCATCGTCATCGACCGGCCGCGGCACGATCCCGCCGCGACCCGCTGGTGGGTGATCGGCGGCGGGGTCGTGGCGCCGACGGTGATCCTCACCGTGCTGCTGATCTACGGCCTCCGCCTGATCCCCCCGCTCGTCCGCGACGCTCCGGCGGACAGCCTGACCGTCGAAGTCGACGGCGTCCGCTGGTGGTGGCGGATGCGGTACCGCACCCCGGACGGCCCCGTGGAGACGGCGAACGAACTCTGTCTGCCCGTCGGCGAGCCGGTGCAGTTTCTGCTCCGCAGCGACGACGTAATTCACTCCTTCTGGATCCCGGCCCTCGGCGGAAAGATGGATATGATCCCCGGCCGGGAGAACCGTCTGGCGCTGCAGGCCGACCGGGCGGGGACGTTTCGCGGCGCCTGTGCGGAGTACTGCGGGGCCTCCCATGCGTTGATGAACTTCGACGTCCGCACGCTGCCGCGGGCGGAGTTCGAGGCCTGGCTCGCCGGTCAGGCCGCCCCCGCCGCGGCGCCGGAGACGGCGCTGGCGGAGCGGGGCGAACGGCTGTTCCTCGCCTCCGGTTGCGGGGCCTGTCACGCGGTCCGCGGGACCGCGGCCGACGGCGGCGTCGGGCCGGACCTCACCCACATCGGCGGGCGGCTCACCATCGGCGCCGGACTGCTGCCGAACGACGAGGACACGCTGATGCGCTGGATCGCCCGCTGCGACGAATTGAAGCCGGACGTGGACATGCCCGCCTTCGACCACCTGTCCGACGACGAACTGCGGGCCCTCGCGGTCTATCTGAAAGGCCTGCGATGA
- the ctaD gene encoding cytochrome c oxidase subunit I, whose amino-acid sequence MNKTPADAPDDRVRPGDVDPLPEAPPKAVREAQEERLMTVWRAPKGWRYWSAVNNTEVGLWYTLAAFAFFLFGGVLALLMRVQLAFPENDFLSADRYNQVFTLHGSVMMFLFAVPIFEAFSILILPQMLGARDLPFPRLSAFGFWCYLIGGVFVCGSIFFDAAPKGGWFMYPPMTTDYQPGVGADIWLLGLSFIEIASIAAAVELIVGALKCRPPGMRVNLMPLYSWYILVVGAMILFAFPPLIAGDILLEMERAFDWPFFDPARGGDPVLWQHLFWIFGHPEVYIVFLPSVALMATIVPTFARTPIVGYSWVVLAAVGTGFLSFGLWVHHMFTIGLPGVSIAIFSAASMAVAIPTGVQLFCFLATLLVGKAAVRSTAMLFILASLVTFVAGGLTGVMVAVAPFDFQAHDTYFVVGHLHYVLVGGTIFPIVGGVYYFYPLVSAGKQLSERLGRIAFWLLLIGFNVTFLPMHWSGLRGMPRRVYTYPAGLGVDLLNLISSCGAALLAAGFLVFVWDVLRPKGKQPVAPRNLWGAGTLEWLAEATGRPWGVRSIPEIDSRYPLWDQPNFVRDVDEGRFYLPDAEEGKRETLVTSVIDAQPQQCLRVPGPSFLPALAALFTGGLFIFATYHWWWWAGGSGLFGLGTILVWLWTGAARIPEKDEKNVGLGLSLPLYVSGPQAVGWWAMTITMIGDMTAFISLVFGYLFYWTVHPQFPPPGLADPDRALLLIGGGALLGSWGATILARRWNRADRAVWFYGAAAAALLLSVGGAAALTAAPWRAGLDPTEHVYPAIVWVLAGWTGLHALTGAIMQGYFIARRAAGRMTAKYDADVCNVTLYWHFMALTAAITAATLAGFPLLAGELP is encoded by the coding sequence ATGAATAAGACGCCCGCCGACGCGCCCGACGACCGCGTCCGCCCCGGAGACGTCGACCCCCTGCCGGAGGCCCCGCCGAAAGCGGTCCGGGAGGCGCAGGAGGAGCGCCTGATGACGGTCTGGCGGGCTCCGAAGGGCTGGCGCTACTGGTCCGCGGTCAATAACACCGAGGTCGGGCTGTGGTACACGCTGGCGGCGTTCGCCTTCTTTTTATTCGGCGGGGTCCTGGCTCTGTTGATGCGAGTGCAGCTCGCCTTTCCGGAGAACGACTTCCTCTCGGCGGATCGATATAATCAGGTCTTCACCCTGCACGGTTCGGTGATGATGTTCCTGTTCGCCGTGCCGATTTTCGAAGCGTTTTCAATTCTCATTCTGCCCCAGATGCTGGGGGCCCGGGACCTGCCGTTCCCGCGGCTGTCGGCGTTCGGGTTCTGGTGTTATCTGATCGGCGGGGTCTTCGTCTGCGGGTCGATCTTCTTCGACGCCGCCCCCAAGGGCGGGTGGTTCATGTACCCGCCGATGACGACGGACTATCAACCGGGGGTGGGGGCGGATATCTGGCTGCTGGGGCTATCGTTTATCGAGATCGCCTCGATCGCCGCGGCGGTCGAGCTGATCGTCGGGGCGCTGAAGTGCCGGCCGCCGGGGATGCGGGTGAACCTGATGCCGCTGTATAGCTGGTACATCCTGGTCGTCGGGGCGATGATTCTGTTCGCGTTCCCCCCGCTGATCGCCGGGGATATTTTGTTGGAGATGGAACGGGCCTTCGACTGGCCGTTTTTCGATCCGGCCCGCGGTGGGGACCCGGTGCTCTGGCAGCACCTCTTCTGGATCTTCGGGCATCCGGAGGTCTATATCGTCTTCCTGCCGTCGGTGGCCCTGATGGCGACGATCGTGCCGACGTTCGCCCGCACGCCGATCGTCGGCTATAGCTGGGTCGTGCTCGCCGCGGTGGGGACGGGGTTCCTCAGCTTCGGGCTGTGGGTGCACCACATGTTTACGATCGGTCTGCCTGGCGTGTCGATCGCGATTTTCTCGGCGGCGTCGATGGCGGTCGCGATCCCGACCGGGGTGCAATTATTCTGCTTCCTGGCGACGCTGCTGGTCGGTAAGGCGGCGGTGCGTTCGACGGCGATGCTGTTTATTCTGGCGAGCCTGGTGACGTTCGTGGCGGGCGGACTGACGGGGGTGATGGTCGCCGTGGCCCCGTTCGATTTTCAGGCCCACGACACCTACTTCGTCGTCGGGCACCTGCATTACGTGCTGGTCGGCGGGACGATCTTTCCGATCGTCGGCGGGGTCTATTATTTCTACCCGCTCGTCAGCGCCGGCAAACAGCTTTCGGAACGGCTGGGACGAATCGCCTTCTGGCTGCTGCTTATCGGATTCAACGTCACCTTCCTGCCCATGCACTGGAGCGGGCTGCGGGGGATGCCGCGGCGGGTTTATACCTACCCCGCCGGGTTGGGGGTGGACCTGCTGAATCTGATCTCCTCCTGCGGGGCGGCGTTATTGGCGGCGGGCTTCCTCGTCTTCGTCTGGGACGTGCTGCGGCCGAAGGGGAAGCAACCCGTCGCCCCGCGGAATCTGTGGGGCGCGGGCACGCTGGAATGGCTGGCGGAGGCGACCGGCCGGCCCTGGGGCGTGCGGTCGATCCCGGAGATCGACAGCCGCTATCCGCTCTGGGATCAGCCGAACTTCGTCCGCGACGTGGACGAGGGCCGCTTCTATCTGCCGGACGCGGAGGAGGGGAAGCGGGAAACGCTGGTCACCTCCGTCATCGACGCCCAACCGCAGCAATGCCTGCGGGTGCCCGGGCCGTCGTTCCTGCCGGCGCTGGCGGCGCTGTTCACCGGCGGGCTGTTTATCTTCGCCACCTATCACTGGTGGTGGTGGGCCGGCGGCAGCGGACTGTTCGGGCTGGGCACAATCTTGGTTTGGCTGTGGACCGGCGCCGCCCGGATCCCGGAGAAGGACGAGAAAAACGTGGGGCTGGGCCTGTCGCTGCCGCTGTACGTCTCCGGCCCGCAGGCGGTCGGCTGGTGGGCGATGACGATCACGATGATCGGCGACATGACGGCGTTTATCTCACTGGTGTTCGGCTATCTCTTTTATTGGACGGTGCACCCGCAGTTCCCCCCGCCGGGGCTCGCCGATCCGGACCGGGCGCTGCTGTTGATCGGCGGCGGGGCGCTGCTGGGCAGTTGGGGGGCGACGATCCTCGCCCGCCGCTGGAACCGGGCGGATCGGGCCGTCTGGTTCTACGGCGCCGCGGCGGCGGCGCTGCTGCTGAGCGTCGGCGGCGCCGCGGCCCTGACGGCGGCGCCGTGGCGGGCGGGGCTGGACCCGACGGAGCACGTCTACCCGGCGATCGTCTGGGTCCTCGCCGGCTGGACCGGCCTGCACGCCCTCACCGGGGCGATTATGCAGGGATACTTCATCGCCCGCCGGGCGGCGGGGCGGATGACCGCCAAATACGACGCCGACGTCTGCAACGTCACCCTGTATTGGCACTTCATGGCCCTCACCGCCGCGATCACGGCGGCGACGCTGGCCGGCTTTCCGCTGCTCGCCGGGGAACTGCCGTGA